From the Nodularia sp. NIES-3585 genome, one window contains:
- a CDS encoding NUDIX hydrolase, with protein sequence MFLLFFATVVQSTRNLWRVGQTVLGIIFRHPITGASIIPILPDGRIVLIKRRDDGCWALPGGMVDWGEDIPKTVKRELVEETGLELVKITRLVGVYSSPDRDPRIHSICVVVEAQVQGTMEIQDTLEVIEIQAFSADSLPLGKMSHDHTRQLEDYLNGLTTLA encoded by the coding sequence ATGTTCTTGCTTTTTTTTGCAACAGTTGTCCAGTCCACACGTAATTTATGGCGTGTAGGACAAACAGTACTGGGGATTATTTTCCGTCATCCCATTACTGGCGCTAGTATCATTCCGATATTACCAGACGGTCGAATTGTCCTGATTAAGCGGCGCGATGATGGTTGCTGGGCGTTACCTGGAGGCATGGTGGACTGGGGAGAGGATATTCCGAAAACAGTCAAACGCGAATTGGTAGAAGAAACTGGACTGGAGTTGGTGAAAATTACCCGTTTAGTCGGAGTTTACTCATCACCTGACCGAGATCCTCGCATTCATTCAATTTGTGTTGTGGTCGAAGCACAAGTTCAAGGGACAATGGAGATTCAAGATACTTTGGAGGTGATAGAAATTCAGGCTTTTTCTGCCGATTCTTTACCGCTAGGAAAAATGTCTCATGACCACACTCGGCAGTTGGAGGACTACTTGAATGGTCTGACAACACTGGCTTAA
- a CDS encoding NAD-binding protein — MKKQNDRLTLVLTSIAVFLLLVGLTTLLLWSEGALGSRKATWEALENAIITLMAEYPDKPQTILGRILQLLLLVFGTFAFGAIVGKISSFFVTRALLQDKAVKYFQDHIIICNWNEKAPAIVRQLLEANLADPRDIIIISASVIEDRGDLEDIDNVYFVQADPTHHATLEKVQAPLAKAVILLADEETEGPDEKNALIALAIKHLEQTPGQEKDIHVIGELVKLDRHRHLKEAGVDEVISARDYSSGIIAQSAMFKKMSVVYQQLLTYSDDTNEFYFIEPGKYPQHFQGKTFPELIKLISEYSASNADNPLLLLGVKRGGEVLLNPKPSYFEKLDRDDSLIVMAFRNVERIV, encoded by the coding sequence ATGAAAAAACAAAATGACCGTCTCACTTTAGTCTTAACTTCTATCGCAGTCTTTTTATTATTAGTTGGCTTGACCACTTTGCTTTTGTGGAGTGAGGGAGCATTAGGTTCTAGAAAAGCAACGTGGGAAGCCTTGGAAAACGCCATCATTACACTGATGGCCGAGTATCCAGATAAACCGCAGACTATTCTTGGTCGGATTCTTCAATTGCTCCTTTTAGTGTTCGGAACCTTTGCTTTCGGAGCCATCGTTGGGAAAATCTCCTCATTTTTTGTCACTCGCGCTCTTTTGCAGGATAAAGCCGTGAAGTATTTCCAAGACCACATCATTATCTGTAACTGGAATGAAAAAGCTCCAGCAATTGTGCGCCAGTTACTTGAAGCGAATCTAGCAGATCCTCGGGATATCATCATCATTTCTGCTTCCGTAATCGAGGATCGCGGTGATTTAGAGGATATAGATAATGTTTACTTTGTACAGGCTGATCCCACCCATCATGCCACATTAGAAAAGGTACAAGCGCCCCTAGCAAAGGCAGTGATTTTGTTAGCAGATGAAGAAACTGAGGGGCCAGACGAAAAAAATGCCCTAATTGCACTGGCGATTAAGCATCTTGAGCAGACACCTGGTCAAGAAAAAGACATCCACGTCATTGGAGAATTGGTGAAATTAGACCGTCATCGGCACCTGAAGGAAGCTGGCGTAGATGAAGTGATTTCGGCGCGAGACTACAGTTCGGGAATTATCGCTCAAAGTGCGATGTTTAAAAAAATGTCTGTCGTCTACCAGCAACTACTGACTTACTCAGATGACACCAATGAATTTTATTTTATCGAACCAGGAAAGTATCCGCAGCACTTTCAGGGCAAGACATTTCCAGAGTTGATTAAATTAATCAGTGAATACAGTGCATCCAATGCTGATAATCCCTTACTTTTGCTCGGAGTAAAACGGGGCGGCGAGGTACTCCTGAATCCGAAGCCGAGTTACTTTGAAAAACTGGATCGAGATGATTCATTGATCGTGATGGCATTTAGAAATGTAGAGCGAATTGTCTAG
- the argH gene encoding argininosuccinate lyase, translated as MTKEQTWSQRFESALHPAIARFNASIGFDIELIEYDLTGSQAHAKMLAHTGIISPGEGEELVAGLEQIRQEYRQGKFQPGIDAEDVHFAVERRLTEIVGDVGKKLHTARSRNDQVGTDTRLYLRDQIQEIRSHLRQFQGVLLDIAEQHVETLIPGYTHLQRAQPLSLAHHLMAYFQMAQRDWERLEDVARRVNISPLGCGALAGTTFPIDRHYTAELLHFESIYANSLDGVSDRDFAIEFLCAASLIMVHLSRLSEEIILWSSEEFRFVTLKDSCATGSSIMPQKKNPDVPELVRGKTGRVFGHLQGMLVIMKGLPLAYNKDLQEDKEGLFDSVNTIKASLEAMTILLREGLEFRTQRLAAAVAEDFSNATDVADYLAAKGVPFREAYNLVGKVVKTSIAAGKLLKDLTLEEWQQIHPAFAADIYEAISPRQVVAARNSYGGTGFTQVNHAITTARAEISLAARG; from the coding sequence ATGACCAAAGAACAAACCTGGAGTCAACGATTTGAATCAGCATTGCATCCTGCGATCGCGCGGTTTAATGCCAGTATAGGTTTTGATATTGAATTAATCGAATATGACCTGACTGGTTCTCAAGCTCATGCCAAAATGTTGGCTCACACAGGGATTATTTCCCCAGGCGAGGGTGAAGAACTGGTGGCGGGTTTAGAACAAATTCGCCAAGAATACCGCCAAGGTAAATTTCAGCCGGGGATTGATGCGGAGGATGTCCATTTTGCAGTGGAACGGCGATTGACGGAAATTGTCGGTGATGTGGGTAAAAAGCTGCATACGGCGCGATCGCGTAATGACCAAGTTGGCACTGATACTCGACTTTATCTCCGCGACCAAATTCAAGAAATTCGTAGCCATTTGCGACAATTTCAAGGTGTGTTGCTGGATATAGCCGAACAGCACGTTGAAACTTTAATTCCTGGCTATACTCACCTACAACGCGCCCAACCTCTGAGTTTAGCTCATCACCTCATGGCCTATTTCCAAATGGCACAACGGGACTGGGAACGCCTGGAGGATGTCGCCCGCCGAGTAAATATTTCGCCTTTGGGTTGCGGTGCATTAGCTGGGACAACTTTCCCCATTGACAGACATTACACAGCCGAACTCTTGCATTTTGAGAGTATTTATGCTAATAGCTTGGATGGAGTAAGCGATCGCGACTTTGCCATTGAATTTCTCTGTGCTGCGAGCTTAATCATGGTTCACCTCAGCCGTCTTTCAGAAGAAATTATTCTCTGGTCATCTGAAGAATTTCGTTTTGTCACCCTGAAAGATAGCTGTGCCACTGGTTCCAGCATTATGCCCCAAAAGAAAAACCCCGACGTACCAGAATTAGTACGAGGAAAAACCGGGCGGGTTTTTGGTCATCTCCAAGGAATGCTGGTAATTATGAAAGGGCTACCCCTGGCATATAACAAAGACCTGCAAGAAGATAAAGAAGGTTTATTTGACAGTGTGAATACTATCAAAGCTTCTCTAGAAGCAATGACAATATTGTTGCGGGAAGGCTTAGAATTTCGTACCCAACGTTTAGCAGCAGCAGTAGCGGAAGATTTTTCCAATGCTACCGATGTAGCGGATTATTTAGCTGCAAAGGGTGTACCTTTCCGAGAAGCTTACAATCTCGTAGGCAAAGTAGTAAAAACCAGTATTGCCGCAGGTAAACTTTTAAAAGATTTGACTTTAGAGGAGTGGCAACAAATACATCCAGCCTTTGCCGCAGATATTTATGAAGCAATATCGCCCCGCCAAGTTGTAGCAGCACGCAACAGTTACGGTGGTACAGGTTTTACACAGGTGAATCACGCAATTACGACAGCCCGCGCTGAAATTTCTTTAGCGGCTAGAGGCTAG
- the larB gene encoding nickel pincer cofactor biosynthesis protein LarB translates to MTQPENLRSLLQAVANGKVTPDMALDSLKDLAYEPVGEFAKIDHHRELRTGFPEVIWGPGKTPEQIVQIMEVMRLRNSVVMATRIEPAVYTALQAKITDLQYYELARICAITPPNVEPKMGGLIGILSAGTADLAVAEEAAVTAELSGFGVQRLWDVGVAGIHRLLSNRHLIESSSVLIVVAGMEGALPSVVAGLADCPVIAVPTSIGYGASFGGLAPLLTMLNSCASGVGVVNIDNGFGAAVLAGQILRTAEKLRMASSGS, encoded by the coding sequence GTGACTCAACCTGAAAATTTGCGATCGCTCCTGCAAGCAGTTGCCAATGGTAAAGTTACCCCAGATATGGCGTTAGATTCACTCAAAGATTTAGCCTATGAACCTGTGGGTGAGTTTGCCAAAATTGACCATCATCGCGAACTCAGAACTGGTTTTCCGGAAGTAATTTGGGGCCCAGGTAAAACTCCTGAACAAATTGTTCAAATTATGGAGGTGATGCGCCTGCGTAATTCGGTGGTGATGGCAACCCGCATTGAACCAGCCGTTTATACGGCACTGCAAGCAAAAATTACAGATTTGCAGTATTACGAATTGGCGAGAATTTGTGCCATTACTCCCCCTAACGTTGAACCTAAGATGGGGGGTTTAATTGGTATTCTCTCTGCCGGCACTGCTGATTTAGCTGTAGCAGAGGAAGCGGCTGTAACCGCAGAACTTTCTGGCTTTGGTGTACAGCGTCTTTGGGATGTGGGTGTTGCTGGAATTCACCGCTTGCTCAGTAATCGCCATTTGATTGAATCATCATCAGTTCTGATCGTTGTAGCCGGAATGGAAGGCGCTTTGCCCAGCGTTGTGGCAGGTTTAGCAGATTGTCCCGTGATTGCTGTTCCTACTAGCATCGGTTATGGGGCAAGTTTTGGCGGTTTAGCCCCCCTCTTGACAATGCTTAACTCCTGTGCTTCTGGTGTGGGTGTAGTAAATATTGATAATGGGTTTGGTGCTGCTGTTCTAGCGGGGCAAATTTTACGAACAGCCGAGAAATTACGGATGGCATCTTCTGGATCTTGA
- a CDS encoding ABC transporter substrate-binding protein: protein MILTKKISNQIKRFWLPIILASLAAITVAACNPSNFKSTAAQVPQLVNSILSDPQTFNYPLNQDASTSSLLGLTYEGLTTQNPITGEIEPNLAESWETTDDDLGFIFTLRENLKWSDGEPLTVDDVVFTYNEIYLNEAIPTNVRDVLRIGESRALPNVKKIDARRVQLTTPEPFAPFLGILGVPILPAHVLAESIKTKDQEGKPIFLSKWGVDTPVEEIIVNGPYKLERYDTSQRVILQRNPYYWRKGTQGESQPYIERIVWSIVESTDTSLLQFRSGSLDSISVTPDYFSLLKKQEKQGNFTIYNGGPATGTTFVLFNLNKGRRDGKPLVDPIKSRWFNTVEFRQAVAYAIDRQTMINNTFRGLGQTQDSPITIQSPFYLSAEEGLKTYDYNPEKAQELLKKAGFKYNAQEQLLDADGNQVRFTLLTNSGNRIREAMGAQISQDLGKIGMQVDFTPLAWNTYTDKLANTLDWDASLLGLSGGLEPNNGANVWNPEGGLHMFNQKPQAGQKPIEGWEVAPWEARIGELYIQAARELDEAKRKEIYAETQKITQENLPFIYLVNPYSLSAVRNKFYNIKYSVLGGPFWNIHEIKVIE, encoded by the coding sequence ATGATATTAACTAAAAAAATCTCTAATCAAATTAAACGTTTTTGGTTACCAATAATTCTAGCTTCATTAGCAGCCATTACAGTTGCGGCTTGCAATCCATCTAACTTTAAAAGTACAGCCGCTCAAGTACCACAGTTAGTAAACAGTATTCTGAGTGACCCCCAAACCTTTAATTATCCTCTCAATCAAGATGCATCAACATCAAGTCTGCTGGGATTAACTTACGAGGGGTTAACTACCCAAAACCCGATAACTGGTGAAATAGAGCCAAACTTAGCAGAATCTTGGGAAACTACCGATGATGATTTGGGATTTATCTTCACCCTCAGAGAGAATTTGAAATGGTCTGACGGGGAACCATTAACAGTAGATGATGTAGTTTTTACCTACAATGAAATTTACTTAAATGAAGCGATTCCCACAAATGTGAGAGATGTTCTCAGAATTGGTGAAAGTCGGGCATTACCTAATGTTAAAAAAATCGATGCTCGGCGGGTTCAATTAACTACTCCCGAACCATTTGCACCATTTTTAGGAATTCTAGGAGTACCAATTTTACCTGCCCATGTCCTCGCAGAATCTATCAAGACAAAAGACCAAGAAGGTAAGCCAATATTTCTCTCAAAGTGGGGAGTTGATACTCCTGTAGAGGAAATTATCGTCAATGGCCCTTATAAATTAGAGCGTTATGACACAAGTCAACGCGTAATTCTCCAGCGCAACCCCTACTATTGGCGTAAAGGGACACAAGGAGAATCTCAACCTTATATTGAACGGATAGTATGGTCAATTGTGGAATCCACAGATACTTCATTGCTGCAATTTCGTTCTGGTAGTTTAGATTCTATCTCAGTCACACCAGATTATTTTTCGTTGCTAAAAAAGCAAGAAAAACAGGGTAATTTCACAATTTACAACGGCGGACCAGCTACTGGAACAACCTTTGTGCTGTTTAATCTCAATAAAGGTAGAAGAGATGGCAAACCGTTAGTAGATCCGATAAAATCCCGTTGGTTCAATACAGTGGAATTTCGGCAGGCTGTGGCTTATGCTATTGATCGCCAAACCATGATTAATAATACTTTTCGCGGTTTAGGTCAAACTCAAGATTCACCAATTACTATCCAGAGTCCTTTTTATCTTTCAGCTGAAGAAGGACTCAAAACCTACGATTATAATCCCGAAAAAGCGCAAGAATTGCTCAAAAAAGCTGGGTTTAAATACAATGCCCAAGAGCAACTATTAGATGCTGACGGTAACCAAGTTCGCTTTACTTTACTGACGAATTCCGGGAACCGAATCCGTGAAGCAATGGGAGCGCAAATTAGCCAAGATTTAGGCAAAATTGGAATGCAAGTCGATTTCACTCCCTTGGCATGGAATACTTACACAGATAAGCTAGCTAATACTCTTGACTGGGATGCTTCTTTACTCGGATTGAGTGGTGGTTTAGAACCGAATAATGGGGCTAACGTCTGGAACCCTGAAGGTGGATTACATATGTTTAATCAAAAACCCCAAGCTGGACAAAAGCCCATAGAAGGCTGGGAAGTCGCACCTTGGGAGGCCAGAATTGGCGAACTTTACATCCAAGCCGCCAGGGAATTAGACGAAGCTAAACGCAAAGAAATTTATGCCGAAACTCAGAAGATTACCCAGGAGAATTTACCATTTATTTACTTGGTTAATCCTTACTCGTTGTCAGCAGTGCGTAATAAATTTTACAATATTAAATACTCGGTTTTAGGAGGACCATTCTGGAATATTCATGAAATCAAAGTTATCGAGTAA
- a CDS encoding PIN domain-containing protein, with amino-acid sequence MIIIYIETNCLMAIAKGQDSQASVLLSNPPNSVEILIPNICYIESICTYKIEENNCLQFQQEMRKKIRELARDKTSFHAHSFLEHLEQAAIENICLINDIKSRLDDAMENLRNNAKIIALDNNVIQDICQTILTAPERLPIKKDIMDNLILQCILNHATYCKYEKVFISNNTKDFDTPDVREALRQAGIRYFTMTQHFLDWFTSSSN; translated from the coding sequence GTGATAATAATTTATATTGAAACCAACTGTTTAATGGCTATTGCGAAAGGGCAGGATTCACAAGCATCAGTTTTACTGAGTAATCCACCTAATTCAGTCGAAATACTCATACCAAATATTTGCTATATTGAATCTATTTGTACATATAAAATAGAGGAAAATAACTGTTTGCAATTTCAACAGGAAATGAGAAAAAAAATTAGAGAATTAGCGCGGGATAAAACTTCTTTTCATGCTCATTCATTTCTAGAACACTTAGAGCAAGCCGCAATTGAAAATATCTGCTTAATAAATGATATTAAATCTCGCCTTGATGACGCTATGGAGAATCTAAGAAATAATGCAAAAATAATAGCTTTAGATAACAATGTAATTCAGGATATTTGTCAAACAATACTGACTGCACCAGAAAGATTACCTATCAAAAAAGATATTATGGATAACTTGATTTTACAATGTATTCTTAACCATGCTACTTACTGTAAATACGAGAAAGTATTTATTAGTAATAATACTAAAGATTTTGATACACCTGATGTAAGAGAGGCTTTACGTCAAGCTGGAATTAGATATTTTACTATGACACAGCATTTTCTTGACTGGTTTACTTCGTCATCAAACTAA
- a CDS encoding type I restriction enzyme HsdR N-terminal domain-containing protein, with the protein MMEAVKLPIRHNEVDIIATDKHGEIVLIVEAKAQKLQTKSNAIAQLKFYLNRLEVNNAFAMLADLEEIEIFKVNNENDFQKILSLKTVDILKYYDAEFPVKKIFKLYFMTLLEAWLRDLAYHWKSVKPPASEELATIGLLDMIKEGDTYSQSDYDK; encoded by the coding sequence ATGATGGAAGCTGTAAAATTGCCAATTCGTCACAATGAAGTGGATATTATTGCCACCGATAAACATGGTGAAATTGTCTTGATAGTTGAAGCCAAGGCTCAAAAACTTCAAACGAAGTCTAACGCCATTGCACAATTAAAATTTTACTTGAATAGGCTAGAAGTAAATAATGCTTTTGCTATGTTAGCAGATTTAGAAGAAATTGAAATTTTTAAGGTAAATAATGAAAATGACTTTCAAAAAATTCTTTCATTAAAAACGGTAGATATATTAAAGTATTATGATGCAGAATTTCCTGTAAAAAAAATATTTAAATTATATTTTATGACGCTTTTAGAAGCTTGGTTGCGGGATTTAGCTTATCACTGGAAATCAGTAAAACCACCAGCGTCAGAAGAATTAGCAACAATTGGCTTATTAGATATGATCAAAGAAGGAGATACTTATTCACAAAGTGACTATGATAAATAA
- the ispF gene encoding 2-C-methyl-D-erythritol 2,4-cyclodiphosphate synthase has translation MTMNIRIGNGYDIHRLVSDRALILGGIQIPHELGLLGHSDADVLTHAIMDAMLGALSLGDIGHYFPPSDPQWAGADSLVLLTQVHQLIREQGWQIGNIDSVVVAERPKLKPYIEKMRDKLATVLELPPNQIGIKATTNEKLGPVGREEGICAYAVILLVANS, from the coding sequence ATGACTATGAATATTCGGATTGGTAACGGCTACGACATTCACAGATTAGTGAGCGATCGCGCTTTAATTTTAGGAGGAATCCAAATTCCTCACGAACTCGGCTTATTGGGGCATAGTGACGCTGACGTGCTAACTCACGCCATTATGGATGCCATGTTGGGGGCATTATCCTTGGGGGATATTGGTCATTATTTTCCCCCTAGTGATCCTCAATGGGCTGGGGCGGATAGTTTGGTGCTTTTAACTCAAGTACATCAGCTGATTAGAGAGCAAGGCTGGCAAATAGGTAATATTGACTCGGTAGTAGTAGCAGAACGTCCTAAATTGAAACCGTATATTGAAAAAATGCGTGATAAGTTAGCGACTGTTTTAGAATTACCACCAAATCAAATTGGTATCAAAGCTACCACTAACGAAAAATTAGGCCCTGTTGGCAGAGAAGAAGGTATATGTGCTTACGCGGTGATTTTATTAGTAGCTAATAGTTAG
- the trmD gene encoding tRNA (guanosine(37)-N1)-methyltransferase TrmD, which yields MRFDIVTLFPDCFTSVLSSGLLGKALAKQIAQVNLVNPRDFTTDKHHKADDEPYGGGVGMLMKPEPIFTAVESLPTLPRREIILMSPQGQTMNQPLLKELAANYDQLVVICGHYEGVDDRVLHLVTREVSLGDFILTGGEIPSMALLNGVVRLLPGTVGKVESLKAESFEEEGLLDYPQYTRPANFRGWKVPDVLLSGNHAEIARWRYEQQIKRTGERRPDLLKKWQQEKKMGSGE from the coding sequence GTGCGCTTTGATATAGTTACACTTTTTCCTGACTGTTTTACCTCAGTTTTAAGTTCTGGGTTGCTGGGTAAAGCCCTAGCTAAACAGATTGCCCAAGTAAATCTGGTTAATCCCAGGGACTTTACCACCGATAAGCACCATAAGGCTGATGATGAACCCTACGGGGGTGGCGTGGGGATGCTGATGAAGCCCGAACCAATCTTTACTGCTGTGGAGTCGCTGCCTACTCTACCGCGGCGAGAGATTATTTTAATGAGTCCCCAGGGTCAAACTATGAATCAACCCCTGTTGAAAGAATTGGCCGCAAATTATGACCAGTTAGTAGTGATCTGTGGCCATTATGAAGGGGTAGATGATCGGGTGCTGCATTTAGTTACTCGTGAGGTATCTTTAGGCGATTTTATTCTGACTGGTGGGGAAATTCCCTCAATGGCATTACTAAATGGCGTGGTGAGGCTTCTACCAGGCACTGTGGGCAAAGTCGAGTCCCTGAAGGCAGAAAGTTTTGAGGAGGAGGGTTTGCTGGATTATCCTCAATACACTCGTCCGGCTAATTTTCGCGGTTGGAAAGTGCCTGATGTCTTGCTATCTGGGAATCATGCGGAAATTGCCCGATGGCGATATGAGCAACAAATCAAAAGAACAGGCGAGCGCCGCCCTGATTTGCTGAAAAAATGGCAACAGGAGAAGAAGATGGGGAGTGGGGAGTAG
- a CDS encoding cyanophycinase codes for MPQLKAKSLEMRTPQATKTAVLVIGGAEDKVHGRDILRTFFGRAGASKAYITIIPSASREPAIIGSRYIRLFEEMGAEKVEILDIREREQCETPQVKESLEACSGVFLTGGDQLRLCGVLSDTPAMEIIRQRVRAGQLTLAGTSAGAAVMGHHMIAGGGSGETPNRSLVDMATGLGFIPEVIVDQHFHNRNRMGRLISAIAAHPDRLGIGIDEDTCAVFERDGWLQVVGKGSVTIVDPTEVTHTNEPHVGANEPLTVHNLRLHILSYGDRFHLYQRTVLPAVHRISN; via the coding sequence ATGCCGCAATTAAAAGCTAAATCGCTGGAAATGAGGACACCCCAAGCAACTAAAACCGCCGTTCTAGTTATCGGAGGCGCAGAAGATAAAGTTCACGGACGCGATATCCTCAGAACTTTTTTTGGTCGTGCTGGCGCTAGTAAGGCCTATATTACAATTATTCCATCGGCTTCTCGCGAACCCGCTATCATCGGTAGTAGATATATTCGCCTGTTTGAAGAAATGGGTGCCGAAAAGGTCGAGATTTTAGACATCCGCGAACGGGAACAGTGCGAAACTCCCCAAGTCAAAGAATCCTTGGAAGCCTGTAGTGGAGTATTTCTCACCGGAGGCGACCAATTACGTCTTTGCGGCGTACTGTCAGATACGCCAGCGATGGAAATTATCCGACAACGAGTTCGAGCCGGACAGCTTACCCTAGCAGGCACTAGTGCAGGGGCTGCTGTCATGGGGCATCATATGATTGCTGGCGGTGGTAGTGGTGAAACTCCAAATCGTTCCTTGGTCGATATGGCAACGGGTTTGGGTTTTATCCCGGAAGTAATTGTTGACCAGCATTTTCACAATCGAAATCGCATGGGTCGCTTGATTAGTGCGATCGCAGCTCATCCCGACCGTTTAGGTATTGGCATTGATGAAGATACCTGTGCTGTATTTGAACGTGATGGTTGGCTACAAGTTGTGGGTAAAGGCAGTGTCACCATTGTTGATCCTACCGAAGTTACCCATACAAATGAACCTCATGTCGGTGCTAACGAACCTCTAACTGTGCATAATTTACGACTGCACATCCTCAGCTATGGCGATCGCTTTCATCTGTACCAGCGGACTGTACTGCCTGCTGTGCATCGCATCTCCAACTGA